One window of the Podospora pseudocomata strain CBS 415.72m chromosome 7, whole genome shotgun sequence genome contains the following:
- the MTS50 gene encoding Mitogen-activated protein kinase adapter protein MST50 (BUSCO:EOG09263CAC; EggNog:ENOG503NYJF; COG:S): protein MNFDSGTAYAESDADDEYERDIHGSSPMATDVETSPIDSDPPSTEHTPTTYGYRSSADRLPETIISEWTAEECADFIASIGVQQYADIFLENEIVGEALVALQHDDLKSMGINSVGHRLTILKSVYDVKKAQDVPIESDHYMPPTAETEAQAANATLKDIQHLVQQLRVRDERISMFEQDLRRLTDDFRRLREDMLPALRLAKDYQQPLPNDPSYGDTLSPPAPTPSSANQYNSSLSRKYSTKVIKLGTTPKATSPTHLQTTHNPSLVEQTLDPSGAADRAVMSSSHLAAMNGVGSSVSPGYPSPNMPSPTSPPTTGLAGNTLSSRAYRSDQPPQQQQQQPQQPPSSTRTTFSENDHYGNQTKTTAVPAPRRMQTPAPETPGSSNSVEIFKSFRVSMDDPCYKVLPAALKKYQINAPWDQYALYIVYGDQERCLGLDEKPLILFKQLDKEGKKPMFMLRKTNNAQAGGAVGGDGGGMGGGGDGQQQQQQPGSAGLGSGGRGGGMGMMGYDPPGGII from the exons ATGAATTTCGATTCAGGTACCGCCTACGCCGAGTCggacgccgacgacgagtACGAGAGAGATATCCATGGAAGCTCGCCCATGGCCACCGATGTCGAGACCTCTCCTATCGATTCTGACCCACCTTCAACCGAACACACACCGACAACCTATGGCTATCGCTCAAGCGCCGACAGGCTCCCAGAGACCATCATTTCGGAATGGACTGCCGAAGAGTGTGCCGATTTTATTGCGTCAATAGGCGTTCAACAATACGCAGATATATTTCTAG AAAACGAGATTGTGGGCGAGGCTCTGGTGGCTCTTCAGCATGACGATCTCAAATCCATGGGAATCAACAGCGTGGGCCACCGCTTGACAATATTGAAATCCGTGTATGATGTCAAAAAAGCCCAGGATGTACCTATCGAGAGCGATCATTACATGCCGCCCA CTGCGGAAACCGAAGCCCAGGCAGCAAACGCGACGTTGAAGGACATTCAACATCTTGTCCAGCAACTGCGTGTTCGAGACGAGCGGATCTCCATGTTTGAACAGGACTTGCGTCGACTGACGGACGATTTCAGGAGGCTGCGCGAAGACATGCTCCCCGCGTTGAGGTTGGCCAAGGATTACCAACAGCCTTTACCAAACGATCCGTCGTATGGAGATACCCTATCGCCGCCTGCACCAACGCCGTCATCAGCCAACCAATACAATAGTAGCCTGTCGAGGAAATACTCAACTAAGGTGATTAAGCTCGGGACGACACCAAaagcaacatcaccaactcatCTTCAAACCACACACAACCCTTCCCTAGTCGAGCAGACCCTCGACCCCTCGGGAGCGGCAGACAGAGCAGTCATGTCGTCGTCCCACCTCGCAGCCATGAATGGCGTAGGCAGCTCCGTCTCCCCGGGATATCCATCACCAAACAtgccctcccccacctcgcCACCAACCACCGGTCTAGCAGGCAATACCTTGTCCTCACGAGCCTACCGCTCTGATCAAccaccccagcagcaacagcaacaaccacagcaaccgCCCTCGTCAACCAGAACAACCTTTTCCGAAAACGACCACTACGgcaaccaaaccaaaacaacggCCGTCCCCGCGCCGAGAAGGATGCAAACCCCGGCGCCGGAAACACCAGGGTCGAGTAACTCTGTCGAAATATTCAAGTCTTTTAGGGTGAGCATGGATGACCCGTGTTACAAGGTGCTGCCGGCGGCGTTGAAGAAGTACCAGATCAACGCGCCCTGGGACCAGTATGCGCTGTACATTGTGTATGGGGACCAGGAGAGGTGTCTGGGGCTGGATGAGAAGCCGTTGATTCTGTTCAAGCAGCTGGacaaggaggggaagaaacCGATGTTTATGCTCAGGAAGACAAACAATGCGCAGGCTGGGGGggcggttgggggggatggtggggggatgggagggggaggggatgggcagcagcagcagcagcagccggggagtgcggggttggggtctggggggaggggaggggggatggggatgatggggtatGATCCGCCGGGGGGAATTATTTGA
- a CDS encoding hypothetical protein (EggNog:ENOG503NVVM), which produces MLDENLPTFRFKPSSDDLLSTILYFTQNGSEPSPEYLLRKLDPALPASRNKYGVGLCDPYNHNVVYGEVTVEPEWTLPTLSAAEIRAQAQSGAPPAPATAIIPDSFSIQLYDPDQTIAVKLMAGSWNKSDTWEFEIPVQTFKTPTTSELDREQQNISPAAADLIPRIMFRWKKEGKLSKDMTCYMSGKNTAGKKSKEPDITVAMYKGSRESAMTLYQPNLHRVEVEDRKGLELVLLLGAEVIKDLYLNPKPGLFNVSATSPGPLPNPQKRKNSRPNVVAAAAVVPPPAATPPAAMSGALNNTPPPVKSNTMPTTSSKPGAAPPTTTANNIPPPPPGGPPNKHAVTFTSTPTASIEAETRRLQELVEREQREREKAERAEQKRIKKMLEEEEKAQRKREAEIAKETERLRKKYGVEGQDLPSDRPSLPPRPASSVNNSPSIPQQQQFFPAPPPPQQQQPQWLGAPAPALPPRPVSAGPGSGPNQQQGDQGPFHCNKLNVLWKGAGQQLEHVRSQVESRMSPELQAKLSQTLPHRPKKEEEGGGGRRRVQRKRSSGF; this is translated from the coding sequence ATGCTCGACGAAAACCTTCCAACCTTTCGGTTCAAGCCGTCGTCAGACGACCTACTCTCAACCATACTTTACTTCACTCAGAACGGTTCCGAGCCATCTCCCGAGTATCTATTGCGAAAACTAGACCCCGCGCTGCCAGCTTCTCGCAACAAGTATGGCGTTGGGCTTTGCGATCCTTATAACCACAATGTTGTATACGGCGAGGTGACGGTCGAACCGGAATGGACACTGCCTACCCTCTCCGCGGCCGAGATCCGCGCCCAAGCACAGTCTGgtgctcctcctgcgccaGCGACAGCGATTATTCCAGACAGCTTCTCTATCCAACTTTATGATCCAGATCAGACTATCGCAGTGAAGCTGATGGCAGGCAGCTGGAACAAGAGTGATACCTGGGAGTTTGAGATTCCAGTTCAGACATTTAAAACTCCCACGACGAGCGAGCTCGACCGTGAGCAGCAGAACATCTCTCCAGCAGCTGCTGATCTGATCCCGCGGATCATGTTCCGTTGGAAAAAGGAGGGCAAACTCAGCAAGGATATGACATGTTACATGTCAGGCAAGAACACGGCaggcaagaagagcaaggagcCCGATATCACAGTCGCCATGTACAAGGGATCAAGAGAAAGCGCCATGACGCTCTACCAACCAAACCTTCACCGAGTAGAGGTTGAAGACCGCAAGGGACTAGAGttggtcctcctcctcggcgcaGAAGTCATCAAGGATCTCtacctcaaccccaagccaGGGCTGTTCAACGTCTCGGCCACCAGCCCCGggcccctccccaacccgcagaagaggaagaactCCCGTCCCAAtgtggtggcagcagcagcagttgtTCCACCCCCGgcagcaacccccccagccGCCATGTCAGGAGCCTTGAACAACACTCCTCCCCCGGTCAAGAGCAACACAATGCCTActacctcctccaaacctgGCGCAgctcccccaacaacaacagcaaacaacatcccacccccgccccccggCGGCCCACCAAACAAACATGCCGTAACCTTTACCTCCACCCCTACAGCCTCCATCGAAGCAGAAACCCGCCGCCTGCAAGAACTCGTCGAGCGCGAACAACGCGAGCGGGAGAAGGCCGAGCGTGCAGAGCAGAAGCGCATCAAAAAGATGctcgaagaggaggaaaaggcccAGCGCAAGCGAGAAGCGGAAATCGCCAAAGAAACGGAGCGTCTGCGCAAGAAGTATGGGGTTGAGGGCCAGGACCTCCCATCGGATCggccttctttgcctcctAGGCCGGCGTCATCGGTGAATAACTCGCCTTCTAtcccgcagcagcaacagttTTTCCCtgcccccccgccgccacagcagcagcagccgcagtGGTTAGGTGCCCCGGCACCGGCGCTGCCTCCACGACCGGTGAGTGCGGGGCCGGGGTCGGGCCCGAATCAACAGCAAGGGGACCAGGGGCCGTTTCATTGCAATAAGCTGAATGTGCTTTGGAAGGGGGCGGGGCAGCAGTTGGAGCATGTGAGGAGTCAGGTTGAGAGTAGGATGAGTCCGGAGTTGCAGGCGAAGTTGAGCCAGACGCTGCCGCATAGgccgaagaaggaggaggaggggggtgggggacggaggagggtgcagaggaagaggagttCTGGGTTTTAG
- a CDS encoding hypothetical protein (EggNog:ENOG503P0UZ; COG:S), whose amino-acid sequence MAKPSKKKQQTLEATLGRPRVKPAVITPRKATPTKGSPSKNSVIAMPPPPSAAASSSSPGGNFMTSSQVILSSAKKTRSRPSLAYPKELDQSSSATEDEPPVSSTRQTSKGKGKAIVISEDDDDDEDERPTKRGKSRGKPASISSSSTSPSPVKESTPKQKQQAPADSDEESDDLPIVTPVSSRVNRKRRLAVDSDDSDDMPLVSSPVKKRRLIRRGSSPVKQQQSDSDEEVVVAPTPRLRSSQTPRKPLSAKEKAREMLRRRRAGETIVEEEGEEEEDEEEDVEPRKALYDTDSDHLALSEFEDEEDEQENEVEAPEPSEPDGKKKRKKDKKKKKKKLKALKGDSDDEGTEAEAEDLDDFVVEDDSDEPMGAPDDLMQMPLQFTHHARKKLIEHFRDVVEWLVQNKINPGFAEKTAELYRIGWQKLDDEVRALASSKFTSSAWKPDFYKALRARPQYTSIEVGASAHETVFGSNCEACGRSGHPATWRISFSGTPYVKRFGMDFLDPIEPPSDSDSSSQSQSESYDVDEDGNTIPPEEKTFYVGVVCNGNAEIAHTLIHWKHALQDWVESQLMAEGWMQPVRLAEREKMKLKRKYKLVDKIVEGWVEGGKVRGLFGEFKNQLERARSQQTTGRGYRRG is encoded by the exons ATGGCAAAGCCTTCTAAAAAGAAACAACAGACCCTGGAGGCCACCTTAG GTCGTCCAAGAGTCAAGCCTGCCGTGATAACCCCCAGAAAAGCGACTCCAACCAAGGGCTCGCCATCCAAGAATAGCGTGATCGCcatgccaccacctccttccgcTGCCGCAAGCAGCTCTTCTCCAGGTGGCAACTTTATGACTTCCTCCCAGGTCATACTCAGCAGCGCAAAGAAGACAAGGTCAAGACCGTCGCTCGCCTACCCCAAGGAGCTCGACCAGTCTTCGTCTGCGACCGAGGATGAGCCGCCTGTCAGCTCAACCAGGCAAACGTCcaaagggaaggggaaggccatcgtcatcagtgaggacgatgacgatgacgaggatgaacgGCCCACCAAGCGGGGAAAATCTCGTGGCAAGCCAGCTTCCATCTCTTCGtcgtcaacatctccaagccCCGTGAAGGAATCTACCCCGAAACAAAAGCAGCAAGCTCCAGCGGATTCGGACGAGGAGTCAGACGATTTGCCTATCGTGACGCCCGTTTCATCACGTGTCAACAGGAAGAGGCGGCTTGCGGTTGATAGCGATGATTCAGACGACATGCCTTTGGTCTCCTCGCCCGTGAAGAAGCGGAGATTGATCCGTAGGGGCTCTTCACCGGTAAAACAGCAACAGAGCGACTCTGATGAAGAAGTGGTCGTTGCACCTACCCCGAGACTGCGGTCTTCACAAACCCCACGAAAGCCTCTTTCGGCGAAGGAAAAGGCGCGAGAGATGCTTCGTCGGCGACGTGCCGGTGAGACGatcgtcgaggaggagggggaggaggaagaggacgaagaggaagatgtaGAGCCACGCAAGGCGCTCTACGATACAGATTCCGACCACCTCGCGCTTTCAGAAttcgaggatgaagaagacgaacAAGAAAACGAAGTCGAGGCCCCCGAACCGTCAGAGCCTGACggcaaaaagaagaggaaaaaagacaagaaaaagaaaaagaagaagctcaaagCTCTCAAGGGCGactccgacgacgagggcaccgaagccgaagccgaagaccTCGATGACTTTGTGGTGGAAGACGATAGCGACGAACCCATGGGTGCCCCGGACGACCTGATGCAAATGCCCCTCCAATTCACCCACCACGCCCGCAAAAAGCTCATCGAGCACTTCCGGGACGTCGTCGAGTGGCTAGTCCAAAACAAGATCAACCCCGGATTCGCCGAAAAGACCGCCGAGCTCTACCGCATCGGCTGGCAGAAactcgacgacgaggtcaGAGCGCTCGCCAGCTCAAAATTCACCTCGTCAGCGTGGAAGCCTGACTTTTACAAAGCCTTGCGTGCCAGGCCGCAGTACACTTCCATCGAAGTCGGCGCTTCAGCTCACGAGACAGTCTTTGGATCCAACTGCGAGGCGTGCGGCCGGTCAGGTCACCCAGCAACGTGGAGGATTTCCTTTTCTGGCACCCCCTATGTTAAACGTTTTGGGATGGACTTTCTCGACCCGATTGAGCCGCCGAGTGACAGcgattcctcctcccagtcccaaTCCGAATCTTACGACGTGGACGAAGATGGGaacaccatcccccccgaAGAGAAGACGTTTTACGTCGGGGTGGTGTGCAACGGCAACGCGGAGATTGCGCACACGTTGATACACTGGAAGCATGCGCTGCAGGATTGGGTGGAGAGCCAGCTGATGGCGGAGGGGTGGATGCAGCCTgtgaggttggcggagagggagaagatgaagCTGAAGAGGAAGTATAAGCTGGTGGATAAGattgtggaggggtgggtggagggggggaaggtgagggggttgtttggggagtTTAAGAACCAGTTGGAGCGGGCCAGGAGTCAGCAGACcacggggagggggtataGGAGGGGGTAA
- the LCB2 gene encoding serine palmitoyltransferase component (BUSCO:EOG09260Z3X; EggNog:ENOG503NUSV; COG:E), whose translation MPRKLTNPFSTSSMPQSERAGERRASHSKGNRLVGFFSSKAKEQSHSQQQSSVSSPSAMSLPTISLSAAAAGEQHLDEPPTTLFEPPSADEARKEERAASQFGPLLHPTHRHVSQSFGQPLETPIEDEPPYYFVLTTYLSYLILIFCGHIRDFFGKRFGNKKHYQTLKAQNGYAPLNDDFDNFYVRRLKLRLDDCFARPTTGVPGRFITLMDRKSDDFNRTYKFTGTYTQTLNMSSYNYLGFAQSDGPCADAVEECVRKYGLSSASPRADSGTNDLAVEVEREVAQFVGKPAAMVFSMGFVTNAGSFPALVSKGCLILSDELNHASIRIGARLSGAVIRSFKHNDIGDLEAKLREAISQGQPRTHRPWKKILVAVEGLYSMEGTMVDLPGVLALKKKYKFFLYVDEAHSIGALGPRGRGVCDYFGVDPAEIDILMGTLTKSFGANGGYVAAEKHIIDKLRSTNAATLLGESPAPSVLMQILASLRIITGELAPGQGEERLQRIAFNSRYLRLGLKRLGYIVYGHDDSPIIPIMLYHPAKIAAFSHEMLKRKISVVVVGYPATPLISSRARFCVSSAHNKEDLDRVLAACDEVGDIIQIKYSTGLAGGAEPLPEGVTPEMEKEWRKANGLEGVIKPPRWKLEDVLARGVQDAKVPLR comes from the coding sequence ATGCCGCGAAAGCTCACAAACCCTTTCTCGACCAGCAGTATGCCACAGTCAGAAAGGGCTGGGGAGCGACGAGCCTCACACTCCAAGGGCAACCGCCTCGTTGGTTTCTTCTCGTCCAAGGCTAAGGAGCAATCGCATTCTCAACAGCAGTCGTCTGTCTCGTCGCCCTCGGCCATGTCGctgcccaccatctccctctcggccgccgctgccggAGAGCAGCACCTCGACGAGCCCCCGACCACTCTGTTCGAGCCTCCTTCGGCCGACGAGGCCCGCAAGGAAGAGCGCGCCGCGTCCCAGTTTGGCCCCCTGCTTCATCCGACTCACCGACACGTCAGCCAGAGCTTCGGCCAACCGCTCGAGACCCCGATCGAGGATGAGCCTCCCTATTACTTTGTCCTTACCACCTATCTCAGCTACCTAATCCTAATCTTCTGCGGCCATATTCGCGACTTCTTCGGCAAGCGCTTcggcaacaagaagcacTACCAGACCCTCAAGGCCCAGAACGGATATGCGCCTCTTAATGATGACTTTGACAACTTCTACGTCCGGAGACTGAAGCTCCGCCTGGACGACTGCTTCGCCAGACCTACTACCGGTGTTCCTGGCCgcttcatcaccctcatgGATCGCAAGTCGGACGACTTCAACCGCACCTACAAGTTCACTGGCACCTACACTCAGACCCTCAACATGAGCTCCTACAACTACCTCGGTTTCGCCCAGTCCGACGGCCCCTGCGCCGACGCGGTGGAGGAATGTGTGCGCAAGTATGGCCTTAGCTCTGCCAGCCCCCGTGCTGATTCTGGTACCAACGATCTTGCCGTCGAGGTGGAGCGCGAGGTGGCCCAGTTTGTTGGCAAGCCTGCCGCCATGGTCTTCTCTATGGGTTTCGTCACCAACGCCGGCTCTTTCCCTGCTCTGGTGTCCAAGGGCTGCCTGATCCTCTCTGACGAGCTCAACCACGCCTCGATTCGCATTGGTGCCCGTCTCTCTGGCGCTGTTATTCGCTCGTTCAAGCACAACGACATCGGCGATCTCGAGGCCAAGCTTCGCGAGGCTATTTCTCAGGGCCAGCCCCGCACTCACCGCCCCTGGAAGAAGATTctcgttgctgttgagggtCTGTACTCGATGGAGGGTACCATGGTGGATCTCCCCGGTGTTTTGGCTCTCAAGAAGAAGTACAAGTTCTTCCTATATGTCGACGAGGCTCACAGCATCGGTGCCCTCGGCCCGCGCGGCCGCGGTGTTTGCGACTACTTCGGTGTGGATCCGGCCGAGATTGATATCCTCATGGGTACTTTGACCAAGTCCTTCGGCGCCAACGGTGGTTATGTTGCTGCCGAGAAGCACATCATCGACAAGCTCAGAAGCACAAACGCCGCCACTCTCCTCGGCGAATCCCCTGCTCCCTCTGTTCTCATGCAAATCCTGGCTTCCCTCCGTATCATCACCGGCGAACTTGCACCTGGTCAGGGTGAAGAGCGTCTCCAGCGCATTGCCTTCAACTCTCGCTACCTTCGTCTTGGGTTGAAGCGTCTCGGCTACATCGTCTACGGCCACGACGACTCGCCCATCATTCCCATCATGCTTTACCACCCCGCCAAGATCGCCGCTTTCAGTCACGAGATGCTCAAGCGCAAGATCtcggtcgtcgttgttggcTACCCCGCCACTCCTCTCATCAGCTCCCGCGCCCGTTTCTGCGTCTCTTCGGCTCACAACAAGGAGGATCTGGACCGTGTTCTTGCTGCTTGCGACGAGGTTGGCGACATTATCCAGATCAAGTACTCCACCGGTttggctggcggtgctgagCCTCTGCCGGAAGGTGTCACCCcagagatggagaaggagtggcgcaaggccaacggTCTGGAAGGTGTCATCAAGCCCCCAAGGTGGAAGCTCGAGGACGTGCTGGCGCGCGGTGTACAAGATGCCAAGGTACCCTTGAGATAA
- a CDS encoding hypothetical protein (EggNog:ENOG503NU7T; COG:I) has translation MTASELWRHSDPEGTQMWKFLQYINSKYGLSLADYPDLYKWSVDNVADFWGDVWHFAGIKASKPFDQVLAPDAPMFPRPDFFAGARLNFAENLLFPANADVDEDAVAVITATEDDNALTETTWAELRDQVRRCSNALRAAGVKENSVVAGFVANHVQALVALLSAATLGAIWTGISPDSGVSAVLDRLVQIRPQVLFSDNATLYNGKEWSGKAKTLEIVEALKQHGLETVVIIKGLPNFETGLDEFRNLGVRAEEHDSFLSSSADQPLVFTQLPPSHPLYVLYSSGTTGLPKAIVHTAAGTLLQHKKELFLHCSLSPASRMLYFTTTSWMMHHWSVSALSCGASLVLYSGSPFKPNGYLSLPILLSKLKVTHFGTSAAYLTTLEANSVIPIASEHNLDLSRLEAIYSTASPLPPSTFSFVYQAFPSRVNLASITGGTDIISLFGAPCPLLPVKVGEIQCAGLGMAIAVMDSASSSAEPELVTTEGEEGDLVCLKPFPCQPLTFFGPAGQDKYRSAYFERFGENIWHHGDFVKIPDSKTGGLVMLGRSDGVLKPAGVRFGSAEIYNVLTRHFGGEVEDAVCVGRRRERDRDETVCLFVVMKEGKGFDEGVRRRIGEVVRRELSARHVPGVIEEAGGGVPKTGNGKKIEVAVKQILSGMQVRTNASVANPEALEWFKGWARREEERERLPN, from the exons ATGACGGCATCGGAGCTCTGGAGGCACTCTGACCCTGAGGGGACCCAGATGTGGAAGTTTCTGCAGTACATAAACTCCAAGTATGGGCTGTCGTTGGCTGATTATCCCGATCTCTACAAGTGGTCAGTCGACAATGTGGCCGACTTTTGGGGGGACGTGTGGCATTTTGCCGGCATCAAGGCTTCCAAGCCATTTGATCAG GTCCTGGCTCCTGATGCCCCCATGTTCCCGAGGCCCGACTTCTTTGCCGGTGCCCGTCTGAACTTTGCCGAGAACCTCTTGTTCCCAGCCAACGCCGATgtcgacgaggatgccgtcgCCGTCATCACCGCTACGGAGGATGACAATGCGTTGACGGAGACAACATGGGCCGAGCTCCGCGATCAAGTACGCAGGTGCTCCAATGCTCTCCGTGCTGCTGGAGTGAAAGAAAACAGTGTCGTTGCTGGCTTCGTGGCCAACCACGTCCAGGCTCTCGTCGCCTTGCTCAGTGCTGCCACCCTCGGTGCGATTTGGACTGGCATCAGCCCTGACAGCGGCGTCAGCGCTGTCCTCGACCGTCTCGTTCAGATCCGCCCCCAGGTTCTCTTCTCCGACAACGCCACCCTCTACAACGGCAAAGAATGGTCCGGCAAGGCCAAGACGCTCGAAATCGTCGAGGCTCTCAAGCAGCACGGTCTCGAAaccgtcgtcatcatcaaaggCCTTCCCAACTTTGAGACCGGCCTCGATGAGTTCCGCAACCTGGGCGTCAGAGCAGAGGAGCATGACTCCTTCCTGTCTTCCTCTGCCGACCAACCTCTGGTCTTCACCCAACtacccccatcccaccccctctaCGTCCTTTATTCGTCCGGCACCACCGGCCTCCCCAAGGCGATAGTCCACACCGCAGccggcaccctcctccagcacaaGAAGGAACTCTTCCTCCACTGCTCCTTGTCCCCAGCCTCGAGGATGCTGtacttcaccaccacctcctggatGATGCACCACTGGTCCGTCTCTGCCCTCTCCTGCGGCGCCTCGTTGGTTCTCTACTCGGGCAGCCCCTTCAAACCGAACGGctacctctccctccccatcctcctctccaagctgAAGGTAACCCATTTTGGCACCTCAGCCGCgtacctcaccaccctcgaagCGAACAGCGTCATTCCTATTGCGTCAGAGCACAACCTTGACCTTTCTCGACTGGAGGCAATTtactccaccgcctcccccttacccccctcaacctttTCGTTTGTGTATCAAGCTTTTCCCTCTCGTGTCAACCTGGCGAGTATCACAGGCGGAACAGACATCATCTCCCTGTTTGGGGCCCCCTGTCCTTTACTCCCCGTCAAGGTTGGGGAGATTCAGTGCGCGGGACTTGGGATGGCGATTGCGGTCATGGACTCGGCGTCTTCATCCGCCGAACCGGAGCTGGTCACGactgaaggggaggaaggcgatCTGGTCTGTCTCAAGCCGTTTCCTTGCCAGCCTTTAACCTTTTTCGGCCCTGCTGGACAGGACAAGTACCGCTCTGCGTATTTTGAGAGGTTTGGGGAGAATATCTGGCATCACGGGGATTTTGTCAAGATTCCTGACTCGAAAACGGGGGGGTTGGTCATGTTGGGGCGGAGTGATGGGGTGCTAAAGCCGGCGGGGGTTAGGTTTGGGAGTGCGGAGATTTATAATGTGCTGACGAGacattttgggggggaggtggaggacgcAGTTTGTgtggggaggcggagggagagggatagGGATGAGAcggtttgtttgtttgttgttatgaaagaagggaaagggtttgatgagggggttaGGAGGcggattggggaggtggtgagacGGGAGCTGAGCGCGAGGCATGTGCCGGGGgtgattgaggaggcgggagggggggtgccGAAGACGGGGAATGGGAAGAAGATTGAGGTGGCGGTGAAGCAGATTTTGAGCGGGATGCAGGTGAGGACGAATGCTAGTGTTGCTAATCCGGAGGCGTTGGAGTGGTTTAAGGGGTGGGccaggagggaggaggagagggagaggttgcccaattga
- the RPS18 gene encoding ribosomal 40S subunit protein S18B (BUSCO:EOG09264YEG; EggNog:ENOG503P2B2; COG:J), whose translation MSLVSGEKSNFNHILRLLNTNVDGKQKVVYSLTKIKGVGRRYSNLVCKKADVDLKKRAGELTSEELERLVTIIQNPTAYKIPAWFLNRQRDIVDGKDSQILANGVDSKLRDDLERLKKIRAHRGLRHYWGLRVRGQHTKTTGRRGRTVGVSKKKGG comes from the exons ATGAGTTTGGTCTCGGGTGAGAAG AGCAATTTCAACCACATTCTGCGTctgctcaacaccaacgttGACGGCAAGCAGAAGGTCGTTTACTCCTTGAC CAAGATCAAGGGTGTCGGTCGCCGCTACTCCAACTTGGTGTGCAAGAAGGCCGATGTCGACCTGAAGAAGCGCGCCGGTGAGCTCACCTCCGAAGAGCTCGAGCGTCTGgtcaccatcatccagaACCCCACCGCCTACAAGATCCCCGCC TGGTTCCTCAACAGACAGCGCGACATTGTCGATGGCAAGGACTCCCAGATCCTCGCCAACGGTGTCGACTCCAAGCTCCGTGATGATCTCGAGCGCTTGAAGAAGATCCGTGCCCACCGTGGTCTCCGTCACTACTGGGGCCTCCGTGTCCGTGGCCAGCACACCAAGACGACTGGTCGCCGCGGCCGGACCGTCGGTgtctccaagaagaagggtggtTAA